Proteins found in one Aquibium microcysteis genomic segment:
- a CDS encoding uroporphyrinogen decarboxylase family protein produces the protein MARTLPLLPTSLVGSYAQPEWLIDRGKLAGRFPPRVRARELWRVAPEFLEEAQNDATLLAIRDQERAGLDIITDGEMRRESYSNRFATALDGVDIDNPGSALDRSGHPNPVPRVVGKIARRHAVEAGDVRFLRANTDRTIKITVPGPFTMSQQAQNDYYDDPAEMALDYAAAVNAEIRDLFAAGADIVQIDEPYMQARPEPARQYGLAALNRALDGIEGETAVHICFGYAAIIHHRPEGYSFLPEFSGCSCKAVSIETAQSNLDTSVLKTLPDKKIILGVLDLSTHEIETPEIVAARIRRALPNVDAARIVIAPDCGLKYLPREVAFGKMKAMADGAAIVRRELQ, from the coding sequence ATGGCCCGGACTCTGCCGCTTCTGCCGACGTCGCTCGTCGGTTCCTACGCCCAGCCCGAATGGCTGATCGACCGCGGCAAACTCGCCGGGCGTTTTCCCCCGCGGGTGCGGGCGCGCGAACTCTGGCGCGTCGCGCCGGAGTTCCTGGAGGAGGCGCAGAACGACGCGACGCTGCTTGCGATCCGCGACCAGGAGCGTGCCGGGCTCGACATCATCACCGACGGCGAGATGCGGCGCGAGAGCTATTCGAACCGCTTCGCCACCGCGCTCGACGGCGTCGACATCGACAATCCCGGTTCCGCGCTCGACCGCTCCGGGCACCCGAACCCGGTGCCGCGCGTGGTGGGCAAGATCGCGCGGCGCCATGCCGTGGAGGCGGGCGACGTGAGGTTCCTGCGGGCCAACACCGACCGGACGATCAAGATCACCGTGCCCGGCCCCTTCACCATGTCGCAGCAGGCGCAGAACGACTATTATGACGACCCGGCCGAGATGGCGCTCGACTACGCGGCGGCGGTGAACGCGGAGATCCGCGACCTCTTCGCCGCGGGCGCCGACATCGTCCAGATCGACGAGCCCTACATGCAGGCGCGGCCGGAGCCGGCGCGGCAGTACGGGCTGGCCGCGCTGAACCGGGCGCTGGACGGGATCGAGGGCGAGACGGCCGTGCACATCTGCTTCGGCTATGCCGCCATCATCCACCATCGGCCGGAAGGCTATTCCTTCCTGCCGGAATTCTCGGGCTGCTCGTGCAAGGCGGTGTCGATCGAGACGGCGCAGTCGAACCTCGACACCTCGGTGCTGAAGACCCTGCCGGACAAGAAGATCATCCTCGGCGTGCTCGATCTCTCCACGCACGAGATCGAGACGCCGGAGATCGTGGCGGCGCGCATCCGCCGCGCGCTGCCGAACGTCGATGCGGCGCGGATCGTGATCGCGCCGGACTGCGGCCTGAAATACCTGCCGCGCGAGGTCGCCTTCGGCAAGATGAAGGCGATGGCCGACGGTGCGGCGATCGTAAGGCGCGAGCTGCAATAG
- a CDS encoding amidohydrolase family protein has product MCRMCDQGRPPVDCESRRDFLKASLVAGAAAAGVFAATGVASAQETPQGTGEEGRRVLIRGGHVLSMDPEVGDFAEADVLVVGKRIEGIGPNLDAGDAEIIDASGMIVMPGFIDTHHHQFETALRSFLADGILVNDGKPENAINYYEYILQKFSMVYRPEDVYINELFGGIAQLDAGVTTVMDVSQIHHSPEHSDAVVKALQDAGRRAVFGYFEGWGDRAKYPADARRLKEQYFSSDDQLLTMVMGGEIYIPGYEESWKIGRELGIPVALHVVGTFGMRPTFDQMAEAGMFGPDNIFIHMTGMSDMAWQKAADAGSHVSLAVPIEMAMRHGMPPIQKALDLGMQPSLSSDVECTMTADPFTQMRSAFTLQRAFANEKALAGDTDVPRLLTSRDVIRFATLEGAKGLKLGSRTGSLTPGKEADIVLLDAGAINVTPLNHVPGAVVTLMERSNVDSVMVAGKLRKWKGKLLDVDLPKLKRELEASRDHLFSAAGVEQDLFRA; this is encoded by the coding sequence ATGTGCAGGATGTGTGATCAGGGCCGTCCGCCGGTCGACTGCGAGTCGCGGCGCGACTTCCTCAAGGCGTCGCTGGTGGCGGGCGCCGCGGCCGCAGGCGTGTTCGCGGCGACCGGCGTCGCGTCCGCGCAGGAGACGCCGCAAGGCACCGGCGAGGAGGGGCGGCGCGTCCTCATCCGGGGCGGCCACGTGCTGAGCATGGACCCGGAGGTAGGGGACTTCGCCGAGGCCGACGTTCTGGTGGTCGGCAAGCGGATCGAAGGCATCGGCCCGAACCTCGACGCCGGGGACGCGGAGATCATCGACGCCAGCGGCATGATCGTCATGCCGGGCTTCATCGACACCCACCATCACCAGTTCGAGACGGCGCTGCGGAGCTTCCTGGCGGACGGCATTCTCGTCAACGACGGCAAGCCCGAGAACGCCATCAACTACTACGAATACATCCTGCAGAAGTTCTCCATGGTCTACCGGCCGGAGGACGTCTACATCAACGAGCTGTTCGGCGGCATCGCCCAGCTCGACGCGGGCGTGACCACGGTGATGGACGTCTCGCAGATCCACCACTCGCCCGAGCATTCGGACGCGGTGGTGAAGGCGCTGCAGGACGCCGGGCGCCGCGCCGTCTTCGGCTATTTCGAGGGCTGGGGCGACCGGGCGAAGTATCCGGCCGACGCGCGCCGCCTGAAAGAGCAGTACTTCTCCTCCGACGACCAGCTGCTGACGATGGTCATGGGTGGAGAGATCTACATTCCGGGCTACGAGGAGTCCTGGAAGATCGGCCGCGAACTCGGCATTCCGGTCGCGCTGCACGTGGTCGGGACCTTCGGCATGCGCCCGACCTTCGACCAGATGGCGGAGGCCGGCATGTTCGGCCCCGACAACATCTTCATCCACATGACCGGCATGTCCGACATGGCCTGGCAGAAGGCGGCGGACGCGGGCAGCCACGTGTCGCTCGCGGTGCCGATCGAGATGGCGATGCGCCACGGCATGCCGCCGATCCAGAAGGCGCTCGACCTGGGCATGCAGCCGTCGCTGTCGTCGGACGTCGAATGCACCATGACGGCCGATCCGTTCACCCAGATGCGCTCGGCCTTCACCCTGCAGCGCGCCTTCGCCAACGAGAAGGCGCTCGCCGGCGACACCGACGTGCCGCGGCTCCTGACTTCGCGCGACGTGATCCGCTTCGCCACGCTGGAGGGCGCGAAGGGTCTGAAGCTCGGTTCCCGCACGGGGTCGTTGACGCCGGGCAAGGAAGCCGACATCGTGCTGCTCGACGCAGGCGCCATCAACGTGACGCCGCTGAACCACGTGCCGGGTGCCGTCGTGACCCTCATGGAGCGGTCGAACGTCGACAGCGTCATGGTGGCCGGCAAGCTGCGCAAGTGGAAGGGAAAACTGCTCGACGTCGACCTGCCGAAGCTGAAGCGCGAGCTGGAGGCCAGCCGCGACCATCTCTTCTCGGCGGCGGGCGTGGAGCAGGATCTCTTCCGAGCCTGA
- a CDS encoding IclR family transcriptional regulator domain-containing protein, producing MLEDNPDAARPAEFVEALAKGLSILESFDSEHPEMTLSDVARRVGLSPAAARRSLITLQALGYVGQTNKRFHLRPKVMSLGSAFYFSARVDEILQPELRHLVGTFGDASSVATLEGHDVLYIAHYSEQRARRPTAVVGARYPAHATSLGRVLLAGLPDAAFDRYLREVEPVALTKKTVVDKAALKDIVLEVREKNYSTSTDQLDYGITALAVPIRGASGRPIAALNTSGYTGLVTAEDLVEKRLQPLRASAARLAHTLSRYPVLESIIGTR from the coding sequence ATGCTCGAAGACAATCCGGACGCGGCCCGGCCGGCGGAGTTCGTCGAGGCGCTGGCCAAGGGGCTGTCGATCCTCGAAAGCTTCGATTCCGAGCATCCCGAGATGACGCTGAGCGACGTCGCGCGGCGCGTGGGGCTCAGCCCCGCCGCCGCCCGGCGCAGCCTGATCACGCTGCAGGCGCTGGGCTATGTCGGCCAGACCAACAAGCGCTTCCACCTGCGGCCGAAGGTTATGAGCCTCGGCTCTGCCTTCTATTTCTCGGCGCGCGTGGACGAGATCCTGCAGCCGGAACTGCGTCATCTCGTGGGGACCTTCGGGGACGCGTCGTCGGTGGCGACGCTCGAAGGCCACGACGTGCTCTACATCGCGCACTATTCGGAGCAGCGGGCGCGGCGGCCGACCGCCGTCGTCGGCGCGCGCTATCCCGCGCATGCCACCTCGCTCGGCCGGGTGCTTCTGGCGGGGCTTCCCGATGCCGCCTTCGATCGCTACCTGCGCGAGGTGGAGCCCGTGGCGCTCACCAAGAAGACGGTCGTCGACAAGGCGGCGCTGAAGGACATCGTCCTCGAGGTGCGCGAGAAGAACTACTCGACCTCGACGGACCAACTCGACTACGGCATCACGGCACTCGCCGTGCCGATCCGCGGCGCGTCGGGCCGTCCGATCGCCGCGCTCAACACCTCCGGCTATACCGGCCTCGTGACCGCCGAGGACCTCGTCGAGAAGCGGCTCCAGCCGCTGCGGGCATCGGCCGCCCGCCTCGCGCATACGCTGTCGCGCTACCCGGTGCTGGAATCGATCATCGGCACGCGCTGA
- a CDS encoding dioxygenase has product MADINQFTITEAVKKSFRTQEGSRFEFLLRSLIDHVHDFARETNMTHEEWMRMLTFLYDCGKISTPERHEFILLSDVLGLSALVDMINTRGGATEGSNLGPFYLDNAPRKALGADLAGPREGVSVLCHGIVRDSLGHPLPGAIVDTWQADGSGTYPIQEAGQDKYDLRGIFEADDQGRYYYTTVLPKPYTVPYDGPVGELLRAGDRHAWRPAHLHYMIRSPGMRSITTEVFFANTEYVDNDAVFGVRKSLLAKIVPYKAEMAGDLPLERKPDAMLKFDFVLAPGD; this is encoded by the coding sequence ATGGCCGACATCAACCAGTTCACGATCACCGAGGCCGTGAAGAAGAGCTTCCGGACGCAGGAGGGATCGCGCTTCGAGTTCCTGCTGCGGTCGCTGATCGACCACGTGCACGACTTCGCGCGCGAAACGAACATGACGCACGAGGAATGGATGCGGATGCTGACCTTCCTCTACGACTGCGGCAAGATCTCCACGCCGGAGCGGCACGAGTTCATCCTGCTGTCGGACGTGCTCGGGCTGTCGGCGCTGGTCGACATGATCAACACGCGCGGCGGGGCGACGGAGGGCAGCAATCTCGGGCCGTTCTATCTCGACAATGCGCCGCGCAAGGCGCTGGGTGCCGATCTCGCCGGGCCGCGCGAGGGCGTGTCGGTGCTGTGCCACGGCATCGTGCGCGATTCGCTCGGCCATCCGCTGCCGGGCGCCATCGTCGACACCTGGCAGGCCGACGGGTCGGGCACCTATCCGATCCAGGAGGCCGGCCAGGACAAGTACGACCTGCGCGGCATCTTCGAGGCCGACGACCAGGGCCGCTACTACTATACGACCGTCTTGCCCAAGCCGTACACCGTGCCCTATGACGGCCCGGTCGGCGAACTGCTCAGGGCGGGCGACCGGCATGCCTGGCGTCCGGCGCACCTGCACTACATGATCCGGTCCCCCGGCATGCGGTCGATCACGACGGAAGTCTTCTTCGCGAACACCGAATATGTCGACAATGACGCTGTCTTCGGTGTCCGCAAGTCGCTGCTTGCCAAGATCGTGCCCTACAAGGCAGAGATGGCAGGCGACCTGCCTCTGGAACGCAAGCCGGACGCGATGCTGAAGTTCGACTTCGTACTGGCCCCCGGGGACTGA
- a CDS encoding citryl-CoA lyase produces MRIGKQEGAFTAIATSDAHSITVRGHDLCADLIGKIDFTDYFWLLVLGRRPTDTQRAVADACMVAIAEHGLVPSVQAARMTLAAAPEAWQGAMAAGLLGMGSVVAGSSEIAGRYLVEVVADARRDGVDLNSAARRSLEGLKAQRAKVPGLGHPQHSAGDPRANVLLAFADERGVSGDHVACLRALGAEAPGIMNLPLPINVSGAIPALMLDAGWPIEAMKGIPLLARAAGLVAHLYEESQRSIGFIMSHKADQAIAYDGPAAHGAGGKTA; encoded by the coding sequence ATGCGGATCGGCAAGCAGGAGGGCGCGTTCACCGCGATAGCGACCTCCGACGCGCATTCGATCACGGTGAGGGGGCATGACCTCTGCGCCGACCTGATCGGCAAGATCGATTTCACCGACTATTTCTGGCTTCTCGTTCTTGGACGCAGGCCGACCGACACCCAGCGCGCGGTTGCCGATGCCTGCATGGTGGCCATCGCCGAGCATGGGCTCGTGCCGAGCGTCCAGGCCGCGCGGATGACGCTGGCCGCCGCGCCCGAGGCCTGGCAGGGCGCCATGGCGGCGGGACTTCTCGGCATGGGCAGCGTGGTCGCCGGCAGTTCGGAGATCGCCGGGCGATACCTCGTCGAGGTGGTCGCGGACGCCCGCCGCGACGGCGTCGACCTGAACTCTGCCGCCCGCCGCAGCCTCGAAGGGCTGAAGGCGCAGCGCGCCAAGGTGCCGGGCCTCGGCCATCCGCAGCACAGCGCCGGCGACCCGCGCGCCAACGTGCTTCTCGCCTTCGCCGACGAACGCGGCGTCTCGGGCGACCACGTCGCCTGCCTGCGGGCGCTCGGCGCGGAGGCGCCGGGCATCATGAACCTGCCGCTGCCGATCAACGTCTCCGGCGCGATCCCGGCGCTGATGCTCGACGCCGGCTGGCCGATCGAGGCGATGAAAGGCATCCCGCTGCTCGCGCGCGCAGCAGGCCTCGTCGCGCATCTCTACGAGGAATCGCAGCGCTCCATCGGCTTCATCATGTCCCACAAGGCGGACCAGGCGATCGCCTACGACGGACCCGCCGCGCATGGGGCCGGTGGAAAGACCGCGTGA
- a CDS encoding CaiB/BaiF CoA transferase family protein, which produces MTKILKDIRVIEMGTYITGPAAGMHLADLGADVVKVERPDGGDPFRAFKGGLYSPHFQTYNRNKRSIALDTAKGGDRAVFHELIAGADVFIQNFRPGVADRLGAGAEELQRINPRLVYCAITGFGQTGPARDRPAFDTVAQAASGYLRLLTPPTNPRVIGPAIADSVTGHYAALGIVAALLERSTTGKGRRLDISMLEAMCHFNLDSFTHYFSMGEVMGPLSRPMVSQSYTFPCSDEKWIAIHLSSPQKFWEGLTKSIGREELRFDPRFEDRLDRIRHQQDLIDIMTPIFAGKTRDDWCAILLANEVPHSPAYDSNEALEDPQARHLHIAVDAEHPTMGAFRTVRAPYSFDGEPDLDVLPPPTLDEHGDEIRAELSRRRAG; this is translated from the coding sequence ATGACCAAGATACTCAAGGACATTCGCGTCATCGAGATGGGGACCTACATCACCGGGCCTGCGGCCGGGATGCATCTGGCCGATCTCGGTGCCGACGTCGTGAAGGTCGAGCGGCCGGACGGCGGCGACCCGTTCCGCGCCTTCAAGGGCGGTCTCTACTCGCCGCACTTCCAGACCTACAACCGCAACAAGCGCTCGATCGCCCTCGACACCGCGAAAGGCGGCGACCGCGCCGTCTTCCACGAGCTGATCGCGGGCGCGGACGTCTTCATCCAGAATTTCCGCCCCGGCGTCGCCGACCGTCTGGGCGCCGGCGCCGAGGAACTGCAGCGCATCAATCCGCGCCTCGTCTACTGCGCCATCACCGGTTTCGGCCAGACGGGACCGGCCCGCGACCGGCCGGCCTTCGACACGGTCGCGCAGGCCGCCAGCGGCTACCTGCGGCTTCTCACCCCGCCGACCAATCCCCGTGTCATCGGCCCGGCCATCGCCGATTCCGTGACCGGCCATTATGCCGCCCTCGGCATCGTGGCGGCCCTGCTGGAGCGGTCGACCACCGGCAAGGGGCGCCGGCTCGACATCTCGATGCTCGAGGCGATGTGCCACTTCAACCTCGATTCCTTTACCCACTACTTCTCGATGGGCGAAGTGATGGGGCCGCTGAGCCGGCCGATGGTCTCGCAATCCTACACCTTCCCCTGTTCGGACGAAAAATGGATCGCGATCCATCTGTCCTCGCCGCAGAAGTTCTGGGAGGGGCTCACCAAGTCGATCGGCCGCGAGGAACTGCGCTTCGACCCGCGTTTCGAGGACAGGCTCGACCGGATCCGGCACCAGCAGGATCTGATCGACATCATGACGCCGATCTTCGCCGGAAAGACCCGCGACGACTGGTGCGCGATCCTGCTCGCCAACGAGGTGCCCCACTCTCCCGCCTATGATTCCAACGAGGCGCTGGAGGATCCGCAGGCCCGCCATCTCCACATCGCGGTGGATGCCGAGCACCCGACGATGGGCGCCTTCAGGACCGTGCGTGCACCCTACAGCTTCGACGGTGAGCCGGATCTCGACGTCCTTCCGCCGCCCACGCTCGACGAGCATGGCGACGAGATCAGGGCCGAACTGTCACGGCGCAGGGCCGGCTGA
- a CDS encoding YciI family protein, giving the protein MGIPVEGVMQASSAMLQKQLYAIFTRPTGAIEAILAGMEEHLAFQVSLEKEGILYAAGPMWSDDEKSWDGEGLVVVRAGSRSEAIAIAERDPMHRSGARAFTVRPWMINEGTVTVRLDMSSQTFSIV; this is encoded by the coding sequence ATGGGCATACCCGTCGAAGGCGTGATGCAGGCCAGCAGCGCCATGCTGCAGAAACAGCTCTACGCCATCTTCACCCGTCCGACGGGTGCCATCGAGGCGATCCTGGCCGGGATGGAGGAGCATCTGGCCTTCCAGGTCTCGCTTGAGAAGGAGGGCATCCTCTATGCCGCCGGTCCGATGTGGTCCGACGACGAGAAGAGCTGGGACGGCGAGGGTCTCGTGGTGGTCCGCGCCGGCTCGCGCAGCGAGGCGATCGCCATAGCCGAGCGCGACCCGATGCATCGCAGCGGCGCGCGCGCATTCACGGTCAGGCCGTGGATGATCAACGAGGGAACGGTGACGGTCCGGCTCGACATGTCGAGCCAGACCTTTTCGATAGTCTAG
- a CDS encoding C4-dicarboxylate TRAP transporter substrate-binding protein — protein sequence MKTLTGLLLAGAIAFPGAAFAQETIKLTVASSHPLVIPWVGMIKSHFMAETDRLLAEKGNYKIEWQEAFGGQLYKANATLTSVEEGVTDIGWVFSFLEAAKLPLSQVSSYAPFATANPPVQLAVMGELLETNESFKKEWEQYNLKVLGLTGTDSYDVYTKKPIAGLADLNGMKLSAPGVLANWLRGTGANAVDGALTTFYTDIQTGVSDGVLSLALGVLPAKLYEVAPYITRVDIGTAFSGAVAINRDSWNDLPEEVQNAMVAAGKFYTEAHGKDLLERHEAAFAKMQEIGAGQNPPVTISQMSAADRQAWVDGLPDIAGEWAADAEARGLPGKAFLAAYMEGLRARGEKPARDWDKQ from the coding sequence ATGAAGACGCTTACCGGACTGCTGCTTGCCGGCGCCATCGCCTTTCCGGGCGCCGCGTTCGCCCAGGAGACGATCAAACTCACGGTCGCCTCGAGCCACCCGCTCGTCATTCCGTGGGTCGGCATGATCAAGTCGCACTTCATGGCGGAGACCGACCGTCTCCTGGCCGAGAAGGGCAACTACAAGATCGAATGGCAGGAGGCCTTCGGCGGCCAGCTCTACAAGGCCAATGCCACGCTGACCTCCGTCGAGGAAGGCGTCACCGACATCGGCTGGGTGTTCTCCTTCCTGGAAGCCGCCAAGCTGCCGCTGAGCCAGGTGTCGAGCTACGCGCCCTTCGCCACCGCCAATCCGCCGGTCCAGCTGGCCGTGATGGGCGAACTGCTCGAGACCAATGAGTCCTTCAAGAAGGAGTGGGAGCAGTACAATCTCAAGGTTCTCGGCCTGACCGGCACCGACAGCTACGACGTCTACACCAAGAAGCCGATCGCCGGCCTGGCGGACCTGAACGGCATGAAGCTGTCGGCACCGGGCGTTCTCGCCAACTGGCTGCGCGGCACGGGCGCCAACGCGGTCGACGGGGCGCTGACCACCTTCTACACCGACATCCAGACCGGCGTCTCCGACGGCGTCCTGTCCCTGGCCCTCGGTGTGCTGCCGGCCAAGCTCTACGAGGTCGCGCCCTACATCACCCGCGTCGACATCGGCACGGCCTTCTCCGGCGCGGTGGCGATCAACCGCGACTCCTGGAACGATCTGCCCGAAGAAGTGCAGAACGCCATGGTCGCGGCCGGCAAGTTCTACACCGAGGCGCACGGCAAGGACCTGCTCGAGCGGCACGAGGCGGCCTTCGCCAAGATGCAGGAGATCGGCGCCGGCCAGAACCCGCCCGTCACCATCTCGCAGATGTCGGCGGCCGATCGTCAGGCCTGGGTCGACGGCCTGCCGGACATCGCCGGCGAATGGGCGGCCGATGCCGAAGCGCGCGGCCTGCCCGGCAAGGCCTTCCTGGCGGCCTACATGGAAGGCCTGCGTGCGCGCGGCGAAAAGCCCGCCCGCGACTGGGACAAGCAGTAA
- a CDS encoding TRAP transporter small permease translates to MDEGRNKGGAAAGRRPPSAVARLWGRSVDGLAALGTVMILVLMAMIACDVVARNMMGASLPLVSELGALTLVMIVYLQLGTTIRNERLARTDFFFTLMEGRSPRMAAFVSGLWDLFGIAVCAGIAWSTWGILAKDFDHGEYIGVTGVATLQTWPFRALILIGAAVAAVQFTVQAARSFATAARRPGERA, encoded by the coding sequence ATGGACGAGGGCAGGAACAAGGGAGGCGCCGCCGCCGGGCGGCGCCCGCCCTCCGCGGTCGCACGGCTCTGGGGCCGCTCGGTGGACGGCCTTGCGGCGCTGGGCACGGTGATGATCCTCGTGCTCATGGCCATGATCGCCTGCGACGTCGTCGCGCGGAACATGATGGGCGCGTCGCTGCCGCTGGTCTCCGAGCTCGGCGCGCTCACGCTCGTGATGATCGTCTATCTCCAGCTCGGCACGACCATCCGCAACGAGCGGCTGGCGCGGACCGACTTCTTCTTCACGCTCATGGAAGGGCGCAGTCCGCGCATGGCCGCTTTCGTCTCCGGCCTGTGGGACCTGTTCGGCATCGCCGTCTGCGCCGGGATCGCCTGGTCGACCTGGGGCATTCTCGCCAAGGATTTCGACCACGGCGAGTATATCGGCGTCACCGGCGTGGCCACTCTGCAGACCTGGCCCTTCCGGGCCCTGATCCTGATCGGTGCGGCCGTCGCCGCCGTTCAGTTCACCGTCCAGGCAGCGCGCTCCTTCGCGACCGCCGCACGCCGGCCGGGGGAACGGGCATGA
- a CDS encoding TRAP transporter large permease: protein MTGIEIGMICVAALILLISLGMPIGIGMIVVSFAGVTLIRNETVAMRMMGSVANDSLEEYLFAVVPLFVLMGLLVTVSGVGKDTFDLFERLLRRVRAGLGVATVFANAVFASITGISIASASVFSRVAVPEMTRHGYRRSFSTGVVAGSSVLGMLIPPSLLMIVYAVLAEESVGRMFLAGIGPGILLALLFSATIVIMATFRKDSVFERSPDVDAPVADDRPLGVFVLSKGTPIIALVALVLGGLYGGFLNPTEAGAIGALGALVIALARRSLGGGRMWSLLVETGQVTVSVLFLIMAATFFSRMLAMSGLPAMLAETLLDSSIGPYGFLVIFIGLIILMGCLIDSISIMLILLPIALPVAKAAGFDLIWFGVLTVVAVEIGLLTPPFGLSVYTIKSAIDDPTLKVGEIFRGTLPFVFAMVVALAILVAFPPISVWLARL from the coding sequence ATGACCGGCATCGAGATCGGCATGATCTGCGTGGCAGCCCTGATCCTGCTGATCTCGCTCGGCATGCCGATCGGTATCGGCATGATCGTCGTCTCCTTCGCCGGCGTGACCCTGATCCGCAACGAGACCGTCGCCATGCGCATGATGGGATCGGTCGCCAACGACAGCCTGGAGGAATATCTCTTCGCGGTGGTGCCGCTGTTCGTGCTGATGGGGCTGCTCGTCACGGTATCCGGCGTCGGCAAGGACACGTTCGACCTCTTCGAGCGGCTGCTACGGCGCGTCCGCGCCGGGCTCGGCGTCGCGACCGTCTTCGCCAACGCCGTCTTCGCCTCCATCACCGGCATCTCGATCGCCTCCGCATCGGTCTTCTCGCGCGTTGCGGTGCCCGAGATGACCCGCCACGGCTACCGGCGCAGCTTCTCCACCGGCGTCGTCGCGGGCAGCTCGGTGCTCGGCATGCTCATCCCGCCGTCGCTGCTGATGATCGTCTATGCGGTGCTGGCGGAAGAATCGGTGGGGCGCATGTTCCTGGCCGGAATCGGGCCCGGCATCCTGCTCGCTTTGCTCTTCTCGGCCACCATCGTCATCATGGCGACCTTCCGGAAGGACAGCGTCTTCGAACGATCGCCCGACGTCGACGCCCCCGTGGCGGACGATCGTCCGCTGGGCGTCTTCGTCCTGTCGAAGGGAACGCCGATCATCGCGCTGGTGGCCCTGGTGCTGGGCGGGCTCTATGGCGGTTTTCTCAATCCGACCGAGGCCGGCGCCATCGGCGCGCTGGGGGCCCTCGTCATCGCGCTGGCGCGCCGGTCGCTCGGCGGCGGCAGGATGTGGTCGCTGCTGGTCGAGACCGGTCAGGTCACCGTCTCGGTGCTGTTCCTGATCATGGCCGCGACCTTCTTCTCGCGGATGCTGGCCATGTCCGGCCTGCCGGCGATGCTGGCGGAGACCCTGCTCGACAGTTCGATCGGGCCTTACGGCTTCCTGGTGATATTCATCGGCCTGATCATCCTGATGGGCTGCCTGATCGATTCCATCTCGATCATGCTGATCCTCTTGCCGATCGCGCTGCCGGTGGCGAAGGCGGCGGGATTCGACCTGATCTGGTTCGGCGTGCTGACCGTGGTCGCGGTCGAGATCGGCCTGCTGACACCCCCCTTCGGCCTGTCGGTCTACACCATCAAGTCGGCGATCGACGATCCGACGCTGAAGGTCGGCGAGATCTTCCGCGGCACGCTGCCCTTCGTCTTCGCCATGGTCGTGGCGCTCGCCATCCTCGTCGCCTTCCCGCCGATCTCGGTGTGGCTGGCCCGGCTGTGA